A stretch of the Enterobacter mori genome encodes the following:
- a CDS encoding biotin-independent malonate decarboxylase subunit beta, translated as MRNDSSFIELKARQRAQALLDDGSYRELLDPFAGIISPWLGPQGIVPQADDGMVVAKGTINGQPAVVVAIEGAFQGGSMGEVSGAKMAAALELAAEDNRNGIPTQAVLCLETGGVRLQEANLGLAAIADIHAAIVDLRRYTPVVGIVAGTVGCFGGMSIAAALCSYLIVTREARLGLNGPQVIEQEAGIEEYDSRDRPFIWSMTGGEVRYQSGLVDALVGDGVNAVKAAMNDAIAKGVPAKHRTDNYDDYLNRLTHFDTRKQADAEQINALFAREVK; from the coding sequence ATGCGTAATGACAGCAGCTTTATCGAACTAAAAGCGCGCCAGCGCGCGCAGGCTCTGCTGGATGACGGCAGCTACCGCGAACTGCTGGATCCGTTTGCAGGCATTATCTCTCCGTGGCTTGGGCCGCAGGGGATTGTTCCGCAGGCCGACGACGGCATGGTCGTTGCAAAAGGCACCATCAACGGTCAGCCTGCGGTCGTCGTCGCGATTGAAGGCGCGTTCCAGGGCGGCAGCATGGGCGAAGTGTCCGGCGCCAAAATGGCGGCGGCGCTGGAGCTGGCGGCGGAAGATAACCGCAACGGCATCCCGACTCAGGCGGTGCTTTGCCTCGAAACCGGCGGCGTGCGTCTGCAGGAAGCTAACCTCGGCCTGGCGGCGATTGCCGATATCCACGCTGCGATTGTTGACCTGCGCCGCTATACCCCGGTGGTCGGGATTGTTGCCGGGACCGTGGGTTGCTTCGGCGGGATGTCCATCGCCGCGGCGCTGTGCAGCTACCTGATCGTGACCCGCGAAGCGCGTCTCGGCCTCAACGGTCCACAGGTTATCGAGCAGGAGGCGGGCATCGAAGAATACGACTCCCGCGACCGTCCGTTTATCTGGAGCATGACCGGCGGCGAAGTGCGTTATCAAAGCGGTCTGGTGGATGCGCTGGTGGGCGACGGCGTAAACGCGGTGAAAGCAGCCATGAACGACGCGATTGCTAAAGGCGTACCGGCGAAACACCGCACTGATAACTACGACGATTACCTGAACCGTCTGACCCATTTCGACACCCGCAAGCAGGCCGATGCCGAACAGATTAACGCGCTTTTTGCCCGGGAGGTGAAATGA
- a CDS encoding triphosphoribosyl-dephospho-CoA synthase: MKLLPQIQVEGGAEWLARTATQCLIDEARLSPKPGLVDSRGNGAHHDLSLALMERSAHSLTPTFQALAQQSWQRPADIALRQTVGRLGREGEQQMMAATDGVNTHRGAIWALGLLVSAVAMLGGEATAQAVANTAAQLAKLPDDAAPKVFSKGLRATHRYRVPGAREEAQQAFPHIMQRALPQLRLSRLNGSSETHARLDALMAIMTSLTDTCVLSRAGMEGLEAMQNGARAVLNAGGCATPEGQQTLASLDRQMLSFNASPGGAADLLAATLFLDHVETPYSKH, from the coding sequence ATGAAACTTCTGCCCCAGATTCAGGTTGAAGGCGGTGCCGAATGGCTGGCGCGAACCGCCACGCAGTGTCTGATTGACGAAGCACGGTTAAGCCCGAAGCCCGGTCTGGTGGACAGTCGGGGAAACGGCGCGCACCACGATTTATCGCTTGCGCTGATGGAGCGCTCCGCGCACAGCCTGACCCCCACGTTTCAGGCGCTGGCACAGCAGAGCTGGCAGCGTCCGGCGGACATTGCGCTTCGGCAAACCGTTGGCCGTCTTGGCCGCGAAGGCGAGCAGCAGATGATGGCGGCCACCGACGGGGTTAATACCCATCGTGGCGCGATCTGGGCGCTGGGGTTGCTGGTGAGCGCGGTGGCGATGCTGGGCGGGGAGGCGACTGCGCAAGCCGTCGCGAATACCGCCGCTCAGCTGGCGAAACTCCCGGACGATGCGGCGCCGAAAGTGTTCAGCAAAGGGCTGCGCGCCACGCACCGCTACCGCGTGCCGGGCGCGCGTGAAGAGGCGCAGCAGGCGTTCCCGCACATTATGCAGCGCGCGCTGCCGCAGCTTCGCCTCAGCCGTCTCAACGGCAGCAGCGAAACGCATGCGAGGCTCGACGCGCTGATGGCGATCATGACGTCACTCACCGACACCTGCGTGCTGTCGCGCGCCGGAATGGAGGGGCTGGAGGCCATGCAGAACGGTGCTCGTGCTGTACTGAACGCAGGAGGATGCGCAACGCCTGAAGGCCAGCAGACGCTGGCGAGCTTAGACCGTCAGATGCTCTCGTTCAACGCCTCGCCGGGCGGTGCTGCCGACCTGCTTGCCGCCACGCTGTTTCTCGACCACGTCGAAACGCCTTATTCAAAGCATTAA
- the mdcC gene encoding malonate decarboxylase acyl carrier protein, which translates to MEKITLTVPASREVSGRALAGVVGSGDMEVLFAAEPGQTLTIEITTSVDNSRGRWEALFNRLQTVSSLPAGKLTIHDFGATPGVARIRIEQVFEGVSHA; encoded by the coding sequence ATGGAAAAAATTACATTGACCGTGCCCGCCAGCCGCGAAGTAAGCGGCAGAGCGCTGGCAGGCGTCGTCGGCTCCGGGGATATGGAGGTGCTGTTCGCCGCCGAACCGGGCCAGACCTTAACCATTGAAATCACCACTTCAGTAGACAACAGCCGTGGTCGCTGGGAGGCGCTGTTTAACCGTCTGCAAACGGTCAGCAGCCTGCCCGCAGGCAAACTGACCATCCACGACTTCGGCGCGACGCCGGGCGTGGCGCGCATTCGTATCGAACAGGTCTTTGAGGGGGTGAGCCATGCGTAA